The following is a genomic window from Bactrocera tryoni isolate S06 chromosome 2, CSIRO_BtryS06_freeze2, whole genome shotgun sequence.
AacatttaaaacattaattaataaaaaaaattaaaaaggcgTATTAACTAACCTGATCGCCGCCAGCCACATAGAGTAGCCCATCAGCAGCAGCTACAGCGGGTATAGCACGTGGTACAGACATAGAGCACACACTCTCCCACTTATTATCGTCGAAACTGTAACGCTCAACTGTGCTCAGCACATCCTGTGAACTACTGTTGCCGCCCACTACGTAGAGATGACGATTTAGCACGGCTACACCCATTTGACAGCGGGCGGTGCGCATACGTGCCATCGGTTGCCAATCGAGAGTTATGGGATTGAAACTtaagttcaaaaaataaaaaacacatacatacatatgtatttaattaaaaattaaatcacaaATGAGAAGAGTATTTGAAGTATACGCACCTTATTAAATCGGGCAAATGACGACTTGATGTTGTGCAGCCACCAACTATATAAATAAGTCCTTCAAAACTTACTACGCCCATACTAAAACGTGGTTCTGGCAACTCCCCCAACTTGCTCCATCCATTTTTTTCAGGATCATAGCACTCAATTGAACCGCCTATATCGTCACCTAACCAGCCGCCTACCGCCAGCAGTGTGCCACCAAAGGTGCATAGACCAAACTCACAACGCGGCACAATCATTGGTGCTATCGGTGTCCATACATCAGTTTGTGGGTCATATACTTCACCGTTAGCCAGAATTTGAGATCCACGTTCGCCACCTATGacatatatttttccattcaaCGCAGCCACACCAGGCAGAATGCGTCCGATTTCCATTGGTGCCGTTTCGGACCACTCTCGTCGAAAGATATCGAACTTTGCGACTGTTTCGAAAATACAATCGGACGGTGTCCAGTCACGTTGTGACTCACGTCGCGAACCACCAATTATATAGATGTTCTTTTTAGCTTGTTGACGCGGACAGACACGTAGTGGCACTAATTGGCCACGCTTCGAGGCTATATCGCGACAAATAGAACGTAAGGCAATCTTTACGGACATATCGCGGCAATCCTTCAATGCCTGATCGATTACTTTGACGGGTACAAGTGCTAAACGCACATGTGATAGCGTGTCGAAGACGTAGCAACGACGTTGAGTAACATCATGTTTTATCCAACGTAGGGCCGCTTGGAAAACTTGAGATTCAGAATCGACACGCAGTTGCTCGGAAGTAAGTAGCTGAGCGAGTAGAGTTTGTGGTGTGTCTAAAAATTCATCTTCGAGGGTTATCTGTGCAAAAATAAaggtaattttaaattatattttatcttcattaatatacatatgtacatggtatatatttgtaataaataaatatattaatttagttaataaaaagaaatattttgtttatacattagtactgtaataataaatacgttaaatgtcaaattttttataaccgTTTCCGTAGTGTAGTGGTTATCACGTGTGCTTCACACGCACAAGGTCGCCGGTTCGAACCCGGCCGGAAACACATCAAGGcgcaaactttatttttttaattattttacatatttttacattttttcttaaatatacatacatatgtatatttccctaaatttttaactattaaaaCTAAACTTGATATATTTGGTACAACATATAtcttaacacatatgtatgtatgtatttcaattcCACTTACCGCCGGAAAGTTTGAGTGCACAAAGTTCAATGCACTTTTCTTTAAAGTCTCACAATTATGAGCTTCTGCAAAGCGGAGAATGCCCAATGCGTTGGTGGCATGTAATTCGCGGCAGAGAAAGTCGCAGCAGCCGTCAACAACTTCCGGCAACTGTAGCATATCAGCTGCAGCTAATAGCTCTTGAACATTAGactgcaaataaacaaatatcgaatatttcaataaagaaaatacacaaaaagtgctaattatttgtttataaaattaatttaattaattttttttaacgcaCCTGTGTAATTTCACATCGTCCTGTGTATATAAAATCTAGTAGAATGCTTAAGATCTCGCCATCTATGGTGTGCAACACCACTGACTTTTGATTCACTTCATTCAAACCAAGTTCAGGGCGGAACATTGCCTCAAAGTAGGCGCTGGCCGCGCTTAATACTGCCCTATGTGCATTGAATGTAATACCACCAGCAACAATTTCTACGTCACAGAAACGCGATTCTGCACGTAATTGATTTAAATTGGCTAGCACTTTGAATGGAAATTGTGCATTGCTGTAACAAGGCAGTGAAGCGCGTTGTTGTGCACCTGCATTACTTACAGCACCACAAATATCACTTAGGTTTGAAGATGCTGTTGCGGCAGCGGCCGATGTATTACTTTCACCTTCGCCAGTTGTACTATTGCCATTGTGACAATTTGCATTGAATTCGTTGTGTGGCGAGTATGTCTTCAATGGTGGCATTATTATGTGATCCTTAGACTTAAACCGTTGTTTTGGCGTGATTAAATGTTTTAATCtaatgtaaatacaaaaaaatcgtaattattccaaaaatatatttcacttattaaatataatttattacttatGCATTT
Proteins encoded in this region:
- the LOC120768250 gene encoding actin-binding protein IPP isoform X1, with the protein product MHKLKHLITPKQRFKSKDHIIMPPLKTYSPHNEFNANCHNGNSTTGEGESNTSAAAATASSNLSDICGAVSNAGAQQRASLPCYSNAQFPFKVLANLNQLRAESRFCDVEIVAGGITFNAHRAVLSAASAYFEAMFRPELGLNEVNQKSVVLHTIDGEILSILLDFIYTGRCEITQSNVQELLAAADMLQLPEVVDGCCDFLCRELHATNALGILRFAEAHNCETLKKSALNFVHSNFPAITLEDEFLDTPQTLLAQLLTSEQLRVDSESQVFQAALRWIKHDVTQRRCYVFDTLSHVRLALVPVKVIDQALKDCRDMSVKIALRSICRDIASKRGQLVPLRVCPRQQAKKNIYIIGGSRRESQRDWTPSDCIFETVAKFDIFRREWSETAPMEIGRILPGVAALNGKIYVIGGERGSQILANGEVYDPQTDVWTPIAPMIVPRCEFGLCTFGGTLLAVGGWLGDDIGGSIECYDPEKNGWSKLGELPEPRFSMGVVSFEGLIYIVGGCTTSSRHLPDLISFNPITLDWQPMARMRTARCQMGVAVLNRHLYVVGGNSSSQDVLSTVERYSFDDNKWESVCSMSVPRAIPAVAAADGLLYVAGGDQPCEDNFYRAHITINAVEAYDPLTDTWKNCPDLPVGRSEAGAVVV
- the LOC120768250 gene encoding actin-binding protein IPP isoform X2, with the protein product MPPLKTYSPHNEFNANCHNGNSTTGEGESNTSAAAATASSNLSDICGAVSNAGAQQRASLPCYSNAQFPFKVLANLNQLRAESRFCDVEIVAGGITFNAHRAVLSAASAYFEAMFRPELGLNEVNQKSVVLHTIDGEILSILLDFIYTGRCEITQSNVQELLAAADMLQLPEVVDGCCDFLCRELHATNALGILRFAEAHNCETLKKSALNFVHSNFPAITLEDEFLDTPQTLLAQLLTSEQLRVDSESQVFQAALRWIKHDVTQRRCYVFDTLSHVRLALVPVKVIDQALKDCRDMSVKIALRSICRDIASKRGQLVPLRVCPRQQAKKNIYIIGGSRRESQRDWTPSDCIFETVAKFDIFRREWSETAPMEIGRILPGVAALNGKIYVIGGERGSQILANGEVYDPQTDVWTPIAPMIVPRCEFGLCTFGGTLLAVGGWLGDDIGGSIECYDPEKNGWSKLGELPEPRFSMGVVSFEGLIYIVGGCTTSSRHLPDLISFNPITLDWQPMARMRTARCQMGVAVLNRHLYVVGGNSSSQDVLSTVERYSFDDNKWESVCSMSVPRAIPAVAAADGLLYVAGGDQPCEDNFYRAHITINAVEAYDPLTDTWKNCPDLPVGRSEAGAVVV